A section of the Bradyrhizobium oligotrophicum S58 genome encodes:
- a CDS encoding aldehyde dehydrogenase family protein gives MHTLSASANEVTFIVQRARIAQKCFEGAQQREIDLAVAAAGWRCYRDETAQELSSLAIEETELGNAVDSYQRLRKRILGTLRDLADAVTVGLVHEDVARGVRKFAKPVGVIAGITPATAPAAAAIVNSLSSLKTRNAIIFCPNPRAHRTVGRVVELVRDALREVGAPVDLVQCVGVPTRSISEELMATADLTIASGGASTVRRAYRSGKPALGAGVGNAVVVVDDTADLDAAASMIIAGKSFDYGTSCSSESCILVDESVSDQLIGKLVENGAYMCSGPEMASLRRTAWPDGELAREIVGKSAKQIADRACIEVPQKTRVLLTLPETTHAEPLGGEKLSPILALWKFAQFDHAVGLVQRLVAASGAGHSCAIHTNVRERAEILARTINVSRVLVNQSTGMGNSGSFDNGLPFSVTLSCGTWGGGSTTDNVNWRHFLNYTWLSETIPKNEPRPEDLFSEYWSVYHPTASYVGQLGGM, from the coding sequence ATGCATACGCTATCTGCGAGCGCCAACGAAGTGACGTTTATAGTCCAGCGCGCTCGCATTGCGCAAAAGTGCTTCGAGGGGGCGCAGCAACGCGAGATCGATCTGGCTGTTGCCGCTGCTGGATGGCGTTGTTATCGGGACGAGACGGCTCAAGAACTAAGTTCACTGGCCATTGAGGAGACGGAGCTCGGAAACGCCGTTGATTCCTATCAGCGTTTGCGCAAGCGCATCCTTGGGACATTGAGGGACTTGGCTGATGCGGTCACTGTGGGTCTTGTTCACGAGGATGTCGCCAGGGGTGTTCGAAAATTTGCGAAGCCGGTTGGGGTAATCGCAGGAATTACGCCCGCGACTGCGCCGGCGGCCGCCGCAATCGTGAACTCGTTGTCCTCTTTGAAAACCAGAAATGCCATCATATTTTGTCCAAATCCGCGGGCGCACCGTACCGTAGGCAGAGTCGTGGAACTGGTTCGTGATGCGCTCCGGGAGGTTGGTGCGCCGGTCGACCTTGTGCAGTGTGTGGGCGTGCCGACGCGCTCAATCTCTGAGGAATTGATGGCGACGGCGGACCTGACCATCGCGTCAGGGGGAGCAAGCACGGTCCGGCGCGCGTATCGCAGCGGAAAGCCCGCGCTGGGCGCGGGTGTTGGCAACGCGGTCGTAGTTGTTGACGATACTGCAGACCTCGACGCCGCAGCTTCCATGATTATCGCTGGAAAATCCTTCGACTATGGAACGTCGTGTTCGTCCGAAAGCTGCATTCTCGTTGATGAGTCGGTTTCGGATCAGCTGATCGGAAAACTGGTCGAAAACGGTGCATATATGTGCAGCGGCCCAGAGATGGCCAGTTTACGCAGGACAGCGTGGCCGGATGGCGAGCTGGCGCGAGAGATTGTCGGCAAGAGCGCCAAGCAGATCGCCGATCGAGCATGTATCGAGGTTCCGCAAAAGACACGCGTCTTGCTGACCCTGCCAGAAACGACTCATGCAGAGCCACTGGGCGGCGAAAAATTGTCTCCCATCCTTGCCCTCTGGAAGTTTGCGCAATTCGATCATGCCGTTGGTCTCGTGCAGCGCCTTGTTGCAGCCAGTGGAGCTGGCCACAGCTGCGCGATTCACACGAACGTCAGAGAGCGTGCTGAAATTCTGGCGCGTACGATTAATGTGAGCCGCGTTCTTGTAAATCAGTCGACCGGCATGGGAAATTCCGGAAGCTTTGACAACGGCCTGCCATTCTCGGTGACGCTTTCTTGCGGAACCTGGGGAGGGGGATCGACCACGGACAACGTGAATTGGCGGCACTTCCTCAACTATACGTGGCTGTCCGAAACGATTCCGAAGAATGAGCCGCGGCCGGAAGACCTCTTTTCCGAGTACTGGAGCGTCTACCATCCCACAGCGTCTTACGTAGGGCAGTTAGGCGGGATGTAG
- a CDS encoding DUF1553 domain-containing protein: protein MKALIGSGLVGVAASATVFGFRLQGGGWPAVYGEELPDVISYNTDVRPILSQNCFRCHGPDAAARKAGLRLDVPESAYAELPKHHGAYPIVPGKPRNSELLRRLAASDPDERMPPPDTHLSVSKREVALLERWVQQGARYERHWAFIPPSKSVLPRTPWDTRANNEIDRYVYGKLAQHNLVPSAEADKETLINRVAMDLTGLPPTLQEVDSFLADNDANAYEKVVERLLGSRAYAERQANIWLDVARYADSDGFTIDALGRFQYPYRDWVISAFDRNMPYDKFVTWQIAGDKLPNATPEQVLATAFARAGKKSAELGITDEEYRVEYASERTDLIGKAVLGLTVGCAKCHDHKYDEISQAEYYSLMGFFNSVDERGIADYAGWGPTLAWPSPQQSAQLAILHNEVERRFEEFKAIFAAAKASAESTAPREVGDTGELIQSLVTEAQQAYYPFENSYKASFEPLTIGKYPARIPNSPVFGVAPGQDHGGGRAAEELDAAAVKAANGNRPPEVMQKALLIGLDEQKLAYSADGVDPSAPGAINGAHVVDGPPGKGKAIMIDDTIAFANKKVGQFERTDPFTLDVWLKLRADKTYSEVPVLYNSDIRSGGYELRLDENVLSFNLRHTAPYDMIEVAMTSPLPTGQWTHVTATYDGSSSAAGVHLYVDGEKVRTEVLHDRLTRSILPNPRKGIYGWFMGLSFGRTFGAPEFNGGSIDELRVFTRALTPVEVSYLHDPSSVIGLPHETVQGQLSDALAERDVKVKIARANLREAVLAEQTEYTKVPQIDVLMDRPKERPTYLLERGSFDRRLQQVPVQALGRIFPWKSELPRNRLGLAEWLFDPQNPLTARVYVNRIWRDHFGTGIVETVEDYGTQGSNPSNPELLDYLATELVRSGWDIKHIHRLIVMSATYRQSSVMTAETSKKDPRNVYLARGPRYRLSAEAIRDNALAASGLLVDRVGGDSVFPYQPGGLWFMTGAANQVYPDRSLIPADELHRRSMYTFIKRNSPPPAMSVFDLADRNVSSVSRSLSNTPLQALVLLNDPQFVEAYRKLAERGIRSSSDGDQQIVTVFRLVTRRHPSNQELETLRKYRASQVEGLSASPQDAAAILSVGNPASDLGANPATLAAMTLVTAAIMNTPDAYSLR from the coding sequence TTGAAAGCGCTGATCGGCAGCGGACTGGTCGGGGTCGCCGCTTCTGCGACTGTGTTTGGCTTCCGGCTTCAAGGTGGCGGGTGGCCGGCGGTGTACGGCGAAGAGTTGCCTGACGTCATCAGTTACAACACGGACGTTCGGCCGATCCTCTCGCAGAATTGCTTCCGTTGCCATGGCCCGGATGCTGCTGCCCGCAAGGCGGGCTTGCGCCTAGATGTACCGGAATCGGCCTATGCCGAGTTGCCGAAACATCACGGGGCATATCCGATCGTTCCAGGGAAACCCAGAAACAGCGAGCTGCTTCGGCGCCTGGCGGCATCCGATCCCGACGAGCGAATGCCGCCCCCGGATACTCACTTGTCGGTGTCGAAGCGTGAAGTTGCGCTCTTGGAGCGATGGGTCCAACAAGGAGCCCGCTACGAGCGGCATTGGGCCTTTATTCCACCGAGCAAGAGCGTTCTGCCTCGGACGCCGTGGGACACCCGGGCAAATAATGAGATTGATCGATACGTGTACGGTAAACTGGCACAGCACAATCTGGTGCCATCGGCTGAAGCGGACAAGGAGACCCTGATCAATCGCGTTGCGATGGATCTGACAGGATTGCCGCCAACGTTGCAGGAAGTTGACTCATTTCTTGCAGATAACGATGCCAACGCCTACGAGAAGGTCGTCGAACGGCTTTTGGGCTCCCGAGCTTATGCGGAGCGGCAGGCGAATATCTGGCTCGATGTCGCGCGCTATGCTGATAGTGACGGCTTCACGATTGATGCGCTTGGACGGTTTCAGTACCCCTATCGCGACTGGGTGATCAGCGCCTTTGATAGGAATATGCCGTATGACAAGTTTGTAACTTGGCAGATTGCGGGCGACAAACTGCCAAACGCCACACCCGAGCAAGTGCTTGCGACCGCGTTTGCCAGAGCTGGAAAGAAGAGTGCCGAGCTGGGCATTACCGATGAGGAATATCGCGTCGAATATGCCAGCGAGCGAACTGATCTAATTGGGAAGGCAGTCCTAGGCTTGACCGTCGGCTGCGCAAAGTGTCACGATCACAAGTATGACGAGATATCGCAGGCCGAATACTACTCACTTATGGGGTTCTTCAACTCGGTAGATGAGCGTGGTATTGCTGACTATGCTGGGTGGGGGCCGACTCTGGCCTGGCCGAGCCCACAACAGTCAGCACAACTTGCGATCTTGCATAATGAGGTCGAGCGTCGTTTTGAGGAGTTCAAGGCAATTTTCGCTGCCGCCAAGGCCAGCGCCGAGTCAACCGCGCCGCGCGAGGTGGGCGACACGGGAGAGCTGATCCAATCTCTCGTCACGGAAGCCCAGCAGGCCTACTACCCGTTTGAAAATAGCTACAAAGCCTCATTTGAGCCGCTAACCATTGGGAAGTACCCCGCGAGGATTCCAAACAGTCCGGTTTTCGGGGTGGCTCCCGGTCAGGATCACGGCGGAGGCCGGGCAGCAGAAGAGCTCGACGCTGCCGCTGTCAAAGCGGCCAACGGCAATCGGCCGCCTGAGGTTATGCAGAAGGCCCTCCTGATCGGCCTGGATGAACAGAAGCTAGCTTATTCGGCAGATGGGGTCGATCCGAGTGCGCCTGGGGCAATCAATGGCGCTCACGTCGTCGATGGCCCGCCCGGCAAAGGGAAGGCGATCATGATCGACGATACCATCGCTTTCGCCAACAAGAAGGTTGGACAGTTCGAGCGAACAGATCCCTTTACTCTCGATGTTTGGCTGAAGTTGAGGGCAGACAAGACATACTCGGAAGTGCCCGTGCTCTACAATTCCGATATACGAAGTGGTGGCTATGAGCTGAGGCTGGACGAGAATGTGCTGAGCTTCAATCTCCGGCACACGGCCCCGTACGACATGATCGAAGTTGCGATGACATCTCCGCTGCCGACGGGGCAGTGGACTCATGTCACAGCGACGTATGATGGAAGTAGCAGCGCTGCTGGGGTGCATCTTTATGTTGATGGCGAGAAGGTTCGGACAGAGGTCCTTCATGACCGGCTAACCCGTTCGATCCTTCCGAATCCAAGGAAAGGGATTTATGGGTGGTTCATGGGTTTGTCCTTCGGACGAACGTTCGGAGCGCCGGAATTCAATGGAGGTTCTATCGACGAGTTGCGCGTCTTTACTCGGGCATTGACGCCTGTTGAAGTTTCATATCTCCACGACCCGTCGTCTGTAATAGGATTGCCGCACGAAACCGTCCAAGGCCAGTTGTCGGATGCGCTTGCGGAGCGCGATGTCAAAGTCAAGATTGCTCGCGCGAACCTCAGGGAGGCGGTGCTCGCAGAGCAGACCGAATATACGAAGGTGCCACAGATCGACGTGCTGATGGATCGCCCGAAAGAGCGACCAACCTATTTGCTCGAGCGCGGTAGCTTCGATCGTCGTCTTCAGCAGGTGCCAGTTCAGGCGCTTGGCCGCATCTTCCCCTGGAAGAGTGAATTACCCCGAAATCGTTTAGGTTTGGCGGAGTGGCTATTTGATCCGCAAAATCCGCTCACGGCCCGTGTGTACGTCAACCGCATTTGGCGAGACCATTTCGGGACCGGAATTGTCGAAACCGTCGAAGACTATGGTACTCAGGGATCGAATCCCAGCAATCCAGAGCTGCTTGACTATCTTGCGACTGAACTCGTGCGCTCTGGTTGGGACATCAAGCATATTCATAGGCTGATCGTTATGTCGGCGACGTATCGACAGTCTTCGGTGATGACGGCGGAAACTAGCAAAAAGGATCCGCGGAATGTCTACCTGGCACGTGGACCGCGATATCGCCTATCAGCTGAAGCCATTCGCGACAATGCGCTAGCAGCCTCGGGCCTCCTGGTTGACCGAGTCGGCGGCGACAGCGTGTTCCCTTACCAACCAGGCGGTCTCTGGTTTATGACGGGAGCAGCGAACCAAGTCTACCCAGACCGGTCACTGATTCCGGCGGATGAGCTGCATCGACGGTCGATGTACACTTTCATCAAGCGAAATTCTCCACCACCTGCCATGTCGGTGTTCGACCTCGCGGACAGAAACGTATCCTCAGTATCGCGGTCTCTGTCAAATACGCCCTTACAGGCTCTGGTGCTGCTGAACGACCCACAATTTGTGGAGGCGTACCGGAAGTTGGCGGAGCGTGGGATCCGAAGCTCATCGGACGGCGACCAGCAAATTGTCACTGTGTTCCGTCTCGTCACCCGTCGGCATCCGTCGAACCAGGAACTCGAGACGCTTCGCAAATACAGAGCTTCGCAAGTTGAAGGGTTGAGTGCGTCACCGCAAGACGCTGCGGCGATCCTGAGTGTGGGCAACCCGGCTTCAGATCTCGGCGCCAATCCCGCTACGCTTGCCGCAATGACGCTGGTCACCGCGGCGATCATGAATACACCCGACGCCTATTCTTTACGCTAA